The following coding sequences lie in one Rutidosis leptorrhynchoides isolate AG116_Rl617_1_P2 chromosome 4, CSIRO_AGI_Rlap_v1, whole genome shotgun sequence genomic window:
- the LOC139840598 gene encoding uncharacterized protein, with protein sequence MHSTRCPTCDNGIETLEHVLLTCNFAKDILERIRLWWNLDQLYLSNCSDLEKGSNPMFKTSTGSSIWQATIWVSSYLIWKNRNDFTFGNSKVCPLKIVSDIQAKSFEWINCRAKQVKLDWLNWINNPRFFDVNPVAKKGIG encoded by the coding sequence ATGCATTCAACGAGATGCCCGACATGCGACAATGGTATTGAAACACTCGAACATGTCCTTTTAACCTGTAATTTCGCAAAAGATATATTGGAAAGAATTCGACTTTGGTGGAATCTAGACCAACTATATCTTTCTAATTGTTCAGATCTCGAGAAAGGCTCTAATCCTATGTTCAAAACCTCAACGGGATCCTCCATCTGGCAGGCAACTATTTGGGTTTCGAGCTATCTGATTTGGAAAAATCGTAACGATTTCACTTTCGGTAACAGTAAAGTATGCCCCCTGAAAATTGTTTCTGACATCCAGGCTAAATCTTTTGAATGGATAAATTGTCGAGCTAAACAAGTCAAGCTTGATTGGCTAAATTGGATAAACAATCCGAGATTTTTTGATGTCAACCCTGTAGCAAAAAAGGGAATAGGCTAA
- the LOC139840597 gene encoding uncharacterized protein, whose protein sequence is MAFSSSSQFLFTSPKFTTNHQINFSKSHSSKISANFATAERTTSTTRITTTTTHTSLYDILGIQIEANTVEIKAAYRKLARVLHPDVGNHDSSADEFMKLHSAYATLSNPGKRADYDRTLFGRHVAVLNSSPAGYAGHRWETDQCW, encoded by the coding sequence ATGGCATTTTCATCATCATCACAATTCTTATTCACTTCCCCCAAATTCACAACCAATCACCAAATTAACTTTTCCAAATCACATTCCTCTAAAATCTCCGCCAATTTCGCAACAGCTGAACGTACAACATCCACTACacgaattacaacaacaacaactcatACGTCACTCTATGATATCCTCGGGATTCAAATCGAAGCCAATACGGTAGAGATCAAAGCGGCGTACCGGAAATTAGCTAGAGTTTTGCATCCGGATGTCGGAAATCATGATTCGTCAGCTGATGAGTTCATGAAACTGCATTCTGCTTACGCTACGTTATCTAATCCAGGAAAACGAGCCGATTATGATCGAACTTTATTCGGAAGACACGTGGCTGTCCTGAATTCATCTCCGGCCGGTTATGCTGGTCACCGATGGGAAACTGATCAGTGTTGGTAG